CGACGGGTTGTCGACCCGGCCCCCGATGCGCGGGTGCCCGTCGAGCGCGGCGTCGATCTCGGCGTCGGGGAGTTCGGCGAGCACCCGGTCGGCCCGGTCCAGCAGGGCCTCCACATCCGGAAACGGTCCGCCCGCCAGCACCCGGCGGGCCCAGATCGTCGAGGTGCACACCTCGAACAGGACATGCATCCGCTGACGGTCGCTGAGCTGATTGAAATCAGCGATGGTGAACGTGCGGGCGGTGGGCATGGTCACCGAAGTTCGGTGAGACGGCCGAAGCGTGCCGCCGCGATCGGGTTGGCGTCGGCCACAAGATCATCGAACCGGTACTTGACGATCTTGGCGATCTCGATCAGCGCGAATGACTTCTCCGCGGCCGGCGAGTTGTCGATCCGCGACCAGCCGTTCTGCAGCACCCGGTCGAAATGCTGGGTCTCACGCGCACAGATGATGAGCGGGAATCCGAAGTGTTCCCGGTACGCGGTGGCCAGTTGGACGACGTCGTTGTGATCGTCCTCGTCGAGGTTGGACAACGCGACGTGGTCGACGGCCAGCGCATGCCCCGTCTCGTCCTCGGCCCCGAGGTCGGGGAACGCGCGCACCAGTTCCAGCTGCTGGTCGGCCGAACCGGCGAGCAGGGCATCCTGAAACGCCTGCCGCAGCGCGTTGGTGTCGGTGAACGGCCGGCTCGTGAACACCCGCTCCAGCACCCACGGCACGTTCTGCACCACGCGGCCGAACACCTCTTTGAAGCGTTGTTCGGTCATGCCGTTGACCTCGTCGAGGGTGATCGTGCCGCTGCCGGCAACGCGCGCACCGCTACCGCCGAGGTGGAAGAACACCACGTTGAGCAGGATCGCGGTGATCGCGCCGATGCTGATGCCGCTGCCGAACAGCAGATCGATACCGGCCGGGAGCGCCTGCGCCACATCCGGATACGACGTCACCCACAGCGCCGCCGCGAGGCTGGTGGTGACGATGATCAGGTTGCGGTGGTCGGTGAAGTCCACCTTGCCCAGCGTCTGGATGCCGACGACGGCCACCGTCGCGAACAGGGTGAGCGCCGCGCCGCCCAGCACGGGCTGCGGTATCGAGGACACCACCGCCGCGACCTTGGGAAGGAAGCCCAGCAGGATCATGATCACACCTGCGGAGGCCACCACCCAGCGGCTCTTCACCCCGGTCAGCCGGACCAGGCCGACGTTCTCCGAGAACGCCGTGTAGGGGAAGGAGTTGAAGATGCCACCGATCGTGGTCGCCAGGCCGTCGGCACGCAGCACATTGCCGATGTCGGAGGCCTTGATGCGCTTGCCGACGATTTCGCCGGTCGCATAGGTGCTTCCGGTGGACTCCACGGCCGTGATCATCAGCACGATGATCATCGTCAGGCACGCGACGAAGTCGAACTTGGGCATGCCGAACAGGAACGGCTGTGTGAAGCCGAAGTAGTCGGCCTGCGCCACATCGTCGAAGTTCATGTCGCCCAACGCGAATGCCACCACGCAGCCGACGACGAGACCGAGCAGCACCGCGATGGTGGCGAGAAATCCCCGGAATATCCGCTGGATCGCGACGATGACGACGATGGTGCCCAGGGCGTAGAGGAACCACCGTAGGTTGGTGGGATCGACCTCGCCGGTGTGCGGATTGGTCACCGCGTCGTGCGCACCGACGGGCACCAGGCACAGCCCGATGATCGTGATCAACGTTCC
This region of Mycolicibacterium goodii genomic DNA includes:
- a CDS encoding solute carrier family 23 protein — encoded protein: MVAPVTEQSKKRVHPVDEIPPVAKLATYGFQHVVAFYAGAVLVPILIANAIGLPTQDLVKLITADLFTCGIASIIQAVGFWKVGVRLPLLQGVTFAGVSPIIAIGLAHGGGAPSLLYVYGAVIVAGIFTFLIAPVFIKLLRYFPPVVTGTLITIIGLCLVPVGAHDAVTNPHTGEVDPTNLRWFLYALGTIVVIVAIQRIFRGFLATIAVLLGLVVGCVVAFALGDMNFDDVAQADYFGFTQPFLFGMPKFDFVACLTMIIVLMITAVESTGSTYATGEIVGKRIKASDIGNVLRADGLATTIGGIFNSFPYTAFSENVGLVRLTGVKSRWVVASAGVIMILLGFLPKVAAVVSSIPQPVLGGAALTLFATVAVVGIQTLGKVDFTDHRNLIIVTTSLAAALWVTSYPDVAQALPAGIDLLFGSGISIGAITAILLNVVFFHLGGSGARVAGSGTITLDEVNGMTEQRFKEVFGRVVQNVPWVLERVFTSRPFTDTNALRQAFQDALLAGSADQQLELVRAFPDLGAEDETGHALAVDHVALSNLDEDDHNDVVQLATAYREHFGFPLIICARETQHFDRVLQNGWSRIDNSPAAEKSFALIEIAKIVKYRFDDLVADANPIAAARFGRLTELR